Proteins from a genomic interval of Lycium ferocissimum isolate CSIRO_LF1 chromosome 2, AGI_CSIRO_Lferr_CH_V1, whole genome shotgun sequence:
- the LOC132047556 gene encoding transcription factor DYT1-like, with translation MEFPSTPFDDSNISKEREVGGRIDKRKQIEGEVKEYKSKNLIPERNRRQKLNERLLELRLLVPNITKMTKETIITDAITYIRELQTNVNSLSEQLLEMEATHAEELETKNEEIIDKWGIQPEVQVAQIGTTKLWIKIVCQKKRGGFTKLMEPMNVIGFDLNDTSVTASKGALPVTSSVEVVRSGITEANQIREILLEIIRGIQRN, from the exons ATGGAATTCCCCAGCACTCCATTTGATGATTCAAACATATCTAAAGAAAGGGAAGTAGGAGGGAGAATAGACAAAAGGAAGCAAATTGAGGGTGAAGTTAAAGAATACAAATCCAAGAACCTTATACCTGAGAGAAACAGGCGTCAAAAACTTAATGAAAGGCTTCTTGAATTGCGCTTATTGGTACCAAACATTACAAAA ATGACAAAAGAAACCATAATCACTGATGCCATAACATACATTAGGGAGCTACAAACTAATGTGAACAGCCTAAGTGAGCAGCTTCTAGAAATGGAGGCAACTCATGCAGAGGAATTAGAGACAAAAAATGAAGAGATTATTGATAAATGGGGCATACAG CCTGAAGTTCAAGTGGCTCAGATTGGTACAACTAAGCTTTGGATAAAAATAGTTTGCCAGAAGAAAAGAGGTGGATTTACTAAACTGATGGAGCCAATGAATGTTATTGGATTTGATCTTAACGACACCAGTGTCACTGCCTCCAAAGGAGCTCTTCCTGTTACTTCATCTGTGGAG GTGGTTCGCAGTGGAATAACTGAAGCTAATCAAATCAGAGAGATCTTGCTGGAGATCATCCGCGGAATCCAGAGAAACTAA
- the LOC132036122 gene encoding protein IRX15-LIKE-like: MKNNIGSNTKLILLHPYIQKQGTSNRYLFVLAFISFFTLAFLLTLIYTRESITTTSVAAISTITGATNPQLPKSVIRALTHYASNSNNTERMSYTDIKQIADVLRQCQQPCNLLVFGLTPETLLWKALNHNGRTVFIDENRYYAAYIEEKYPEIEAYDVQYTTKLSEMKEMITAVKEQGKNECRPVQNLLFSECKLGINDLPNQLYEVNWDVILVDGPRGYWPEAPGRMSAIFTAGVLARSKKSGNPKTHVFVHDFNQKVDRITSDEFLCKENLVKSKDMLGHFVIGRMNPNCYNFCHNHI, encoded by the coding sequence ATGAAAAACAACATTGGTAGTAACACAAAACTCATACTCCTACATCCTTATATCCAAAAACAAGGCACCTCCAATCGTTATTTATTTGTTCTtgcttttatttcattcttcacTCTTGCCTTTCTCCTCACTCTCATTTACACCAGAGAATCCATCACAACTACTTCTGTAGCTGCAATCTCTACCATAACTGGTGCAACAAATCCTCAACTGCCAAAATCAGTTATAAGAGCCCTTACGCATTACGCTTCAAATTCCAACAACACTGAACGTATGTCGTATACAGATATCAAACAAATTGCTGATGTTCTCCGACAATGTCAACAACCTTGTAATCTCCTTGTTTTCGGACTTACACCCGAGACCCTTCTCTGGAAAGCCTTAAATCACAATGGAAGAACAGTATTCATCGATGAAAATAGATATTACGCTGCTTACATCGAGGAGAAATACCCGGAAATTGAAGCTTACGACGTGCAGTATACAACCAAGTTAAGCGAAATGAAAGAGATGATCACAGCAGTTAAGGAACAAGGGAAGAATGAGTGTAGGCCAGTGCAGAATTTGTTGTTTTCGGAGTGTAAACTTGGGATTAATGACCTTCCAAATCAATTATATGAAGTTAATTGGGATGTTATTTTAGTTGATGGACCAAGGGGGTACTGGCCCGAGGCACCTGGTCGAATGTCTGCTATATTTACTGCTGGAGTATTAGCACGGAGCAAGAAGAGTGGCAACCCGAAAACACATGTTTTTGTGCATGATTTTAATCAAAAAGTGGACAGAATTACAAGTGATGAGTTCTTATGTAAAGAGAATCTGGTGAAGTCGAAGGACATGTTGGGACATTTTGTCATAGGAAGAATGAATCCCAACTGCTACAACTTCTGTCACAACCATATATAA